The window GATGTGTTGATGGCGGCGCTGATGGGTGGTGAAGAATTCGGCTTCGGCACGATCGCGATGATCGCCGAGGGCTGCATCATGGCCCGCGTTTGCCACATGAACACCTGCCCCGTGGGCGTGACCAGCCAACAGGAAAACCTGCGCAAGCGGTTCCCCGGCATTCCGGATCATGTGGTCAACTTCTTCTACTTCGTGGCTCAGGAAGTGCGGCTGTTGCTGGCTCGGTTGGGCTTCCGTCGCCTGGATGAGGTGATTGGGCGCGCTGACCTGCTGAAGCGGCGCGAAGATGCCAGCCTGACCAAGACCCAGGCGATCGACCTGTCGATCTTGACCAATTTGCCCGACAGCCGGAGCGATCGCGCCTGGCTGAACCACAGCCCCCGCCCCCACAGCAACGATGTGGTGCTGGACAACGCAATCCTGGGCGATGAGGACATCCAACGGGCGATCCGCCACCAGGGCACGGTGCAAAAGACGATCAAGATCATCAACACCGATCGCTCCGTGGGCACGCGGGTTTCCGGCAACATCGCCAAGCGCTACGGCGACAAGGGCTTTGAAGGCCATCTGCACCTCACCTTCGTGGGCAGCGCCGGCCAAAGCTTCGGAGCCTTCAACATCAACGGCATGACCCTGGAGCTGATTGGTGAGTCCAACGACTACGTGGGCAAGGGCATGAACGGCGGTGAAATCATCGTCCGGCCGCCCGCCGAAGCCACCTTTGCGCCGGAACACAATGCGATCGTCGGCAACACCTGCCTCTACGGTTCCACGGGCGGCGTGCTCTACGCCAGCGGTCGGGCCGGTGAGCGGTTCGGCGTGCGCAACTCCAAGGGCCAAGCGGTGATCGAGGGCGCAGGCGACCACTGCTGCGAATACATGACCGGCGGCACGATCGTGGTACTCGGTTCCACGGGTCGCAACGTGGGCGCGGGCATGACCGGTGGTTTGGCCTACTGCTACGACGAGGACGGCAGCTTCCCCGGCAAGGTGAACGGCGAAATCGTCAAGATCCAGCGGGTTTGCACCCCGGCGGGCGAAGAGCAACTGAAAACGCTGATCGAAGCCCATGCCGAAAAGACCGGCAGCCCGAAGGCGAAGGCGATCCTGGCCGATTGGGCGAATAGCTTGCCCAAGTTCTGGCAAGTCGTGCCGCCGTCGGAAGCGAACACACCGGAAGCGAATGCCAACCCCGCCGAGGAAAAGGTAGCCGCAACGGTTTAGTTTCAGTTTCCTAGGGCGATCGGGTGGTGATGAGCTGCCCGATGCCTTGACCCCAGTTGGTTGCTCATTCAGGGCGATCGGCTGGGGTTATCCTTTAAATAACAGAACTTATCCTTCCCGTAGTTTTGCCAACATGGTTGATCCATCAACATCCACAGAAGCGGAGGAAATGCCAGAGTCGCGACATGCCGCCACCGATCCACAAAAATGTCGCAACATGGCAGAGAAATACGATTGGACATTGCTCAGAGTTGAGAAAACTGGCGATCGTATTTTGAAAGTAAATTGTGTTTTTGCTGGTGAAACTGAGTTTCCCAATTACACCCCTGAAGACTGAGGCAGACCATGGGACGCTACATCATTTTCAAAACGGAAACGGCCGACGCGGAAGGGTGGGACGATCGGCAACTGATGCCCAGCGGTAGCCTGACGGATATTTTGGCTGAGTATTACGATGCGTCTCAGCGCCCTTTGCCTCAACCGGGCTATCGATTGCGCGATTATGTGCGGGTTGAGTCGGCGATCGATCCGCAATTTCCCGCCGCCAGCACCCACAGCCGCCTCAGCAATTGGCAAGTCACACGGGTTGAGGTTTATGAACCCCGGGAGATGGGCAGCGCGTTTGAGGCGATCGCCGTTTGCTTCTGTCAGTGGGTTCCGATCGCCGCCCCGATCGAACCCCTACCCGCGATCGAGTCCCCAGCTCTCTACCCAGCTTGATTAAACCCATTCGGTTGGTTTCGATGATGCATGGTGGTGGTGCGTAGGACAAAAGCTAACTGTTTCGTGACTCCGAGATCGTACTCCTATGCACCCTACCAAGGGATGGCAAAGAGTTCATCAAGATCGCTTGACAAGAATGGATTATCCTCATCCAGATCCTCAGAAGGTGTTGTCCCGAAGATTTCCATGAGTGCTTTTAAGTGTTCAGGGCCATTGTTTTCGTAGTAGTCGATCGCCACATTCCCTACGTTCTGAATTGCTTTGTAATCAAACCCAAAGCCAATCATTGCACCAACTACAGGAAGCGCCTGACGCAAGCCTCTATTAATTCCTTTCTCAGCCATCTGCTTGCCAAATGTCTTCCAAATCATTTCTCGCAACGGATGCATAGTGCCTACTTTCTGCACAAGCTTTGGCATATGTTGAAAAACAATATCCTTACCTAGAGGAGAGGTCACTGCCGTTTTCAACAATCTTGGCATTGATTGAGTACTAATATTTAGAAGCGCATCTTTAACTAGCGGAAAAGCACCTGCTTTCTGCACAAACTTTGGCAATAACTGAGTGCTGAAATTCAGAATTGCATCTTTCCCCATGTGAGCCGCTCCTTGAGCAACATACCTGCTGCTGTGTGAAATAGTTGATTTCACAGCGGTCGCCGTAGCAATCTTTGTCGCTGCTTGTGCAACTGTAGCTTTCAGGTTGTGGCTAGATTGATGATTTTGCTCTTCACGTTCCAATTCTGATTCAAGATCTGTGAATGCTTGTTCTATCTGAGCCGCCAGCATTTTCTGGAGTGATCGAGAAATATCATCGAAGGACTTATTAGACAGGATCAGCGAAGCATCAGTCTTGAAATCTGTTGTTTCAGCAGAGTAGCCATAGGCATAGGCCACACCTTGAATAGTAAAGGCTTGTAATTGTAGTGTCTTGACTAAAGCAACCGGCAAGGTAGCCACTAGCAAAGGCAGGCCTAATAAGCCTGTTCCCGCTCCCATCAAACCACTCCACAAGGCTTGCTGCCCGATGATGATTTTTGCAATCTCTTTGGGTGATGCGGCGGGATTATCGATGCGTGCTTTATGGACGGCTTCCCGCACGGTAGAAAAATCAACGCTGGAAATGCTATCTAGGAGGCCCTCAATACTGCGCTGCAAATCGAATGCTGATTCGGATGTGGATTCAGACATGAGAATTCTGAGGGGGAAACTAGGAATCAGAACTGTCCATGGCAAACATAAGCGACTTGAGGAGCTTCACAGTTTCATGGCTGAACGGCTTTATTTTTAATCGCCATGCTCATTCTCCAATGAAATTACAACAATGTTTCCCTAATTTTTAATTAATCACGGCTTTTTTGTGATTCTGATCACTGATATCGAAATGAATGGATCACAAAAGGCACTTTATAAACTGGATTATTAGTTGATTTCTGCTCTGCATGGTAGACGGTGTGTGGGAATGCCGATTAGGCGCTTCGTGATGCCGTTTGCAGGCGGGAAAATGCTTTGAACTGGAACGGTCGGGAAGCAGGCTGCCTGACACGCTAGGGAGATTGCTTTGTCTGGAAGGCGCTTACGATTGGCGATCGCCCGTTGCAGAAGCGCTTGTGTCAAGATCGCAGTAGACGATCGAGTGGAGGATCAAGCAATGAACCCAGGGGAATTGCGATCGGCAGCGCTGCGATTATCAGTGGGCGATCGGTTGCGGCTGATTTGGGATTTGGTGCGATCGCTCCTGAGCTGGGATGGGGCGATCAAACCCTCCGTACCCGCAGAACCCAGCCTAGAAGGGGCGATCGCCCGAATTGAGCCGCTGATTGACCAGGCGGCAAGTCACCAACCGCACTATCAACCACAACTCAAGACCCGTTTGCTGGATAACTTGCGCCACACGTTTGCCCAATCCCCTAGCCATTGGCAAACCCTATTAACCATGTCAGAGGCGGCGTTATCAGAAAAAGTAGCGTTGCTGTTAGCCACTGAAGCCCTGCTAGCAGCCAGTGAAAACGAATCTGAGGCGGATCAGGCAGAATTACAGCAACTGATTGAAGGGCGATAAACCGAATGGTTTATTTACTAGATACCAATATCGTCAGTGAGTTTTTAAAACGGGATTCTCAACTGCTGTCTCAGCTTCGGTTGTTGTTGGCAACTGAGTCCGTAGCCATTAGCGCTATCACCTACTATGAAATTAGGCGGGGTCTATTAGCAAAGGCCGCACCCAAACAATTAGAACTATTTGATCGATTCTGCCAGCTTGTGAATATCGTACCGGTCACACATCCCGAAATTGTCAATATTGCTAGCGAGATTTATGCAGATCTGCGATCGCGCGGTTGCTTGATTCAAGATGCAGATATCTTGATTGCGGCAACGGCGATCACCCAAAATTGGATTTTGATTTCCAATGATTCTGATCTCTCTCGCGTGCAAGGATTACGATTGGAAAATTGGCTGATTCGTTGAATCTAAAAAACAATGGAGGATCAAGCGATGAATCCAGGGGACTTGCGATCGGCAGCGCTGCGGTTATCAGTGGGCGATCGGTTGCGGCTGATTTGGGACTTGGTGCGATCGCTCCTGGGCTGGGATGGGGCGATCGAGCCGGCCGCACCCGCAGAACCTAGCCTAGAACGGGCGATCGACCGGATTGAACAACTAATTGACCAGGCCTTGGCAGCACATCCCGACTGGGATCCTGGCTTGAAACGGCCGGTACTCGATCGGGTGGCATCTTCCCTTTCGCAATCGCCCGATCGTTGGCGAGCCATCTTAGCCACACCAGAGGAAACGCTTCTGAAGCGTGTGAGCTTGTGGCTAGTTATGGAAACATTTAGTCAGATTGCAGCCGAAGAATCTGACGCAGAAAAAGCAGAACTCGTAGCCATCATTGAGGGGAAATAGTGTTGGTTGGCTATCTGCTGGATACGAATATTGTGAGTGCCATCATTCAGGGCAATATCTCAGTAAAAGCTAAGTTTCTTGAGGTAATTGTGGTGATGCCAATCGCTATTAGCGCTATTACCTACTTTGAATGTCGGCGTGGGTTGTTGGCGAACAAGTCGCAAAAGAAAATCCAAGCCTTTACTGATTTTTGCCAATTGGTCGATATCTTACCAGTGACGCATCCGGAAATTGTGGAAATTGCTAGCGAGATTTATGCAGATCTGCGATCGCGCGGTTGCTTGATTCAAGATGCAGATATTTTGATTGCAGCAACGGCGATCGCCCACAACTGGATTTTGATTTCCAACGATTCTGATCTCTCTCGCGTGCAAGGATTGCAATTGGAGAATTGGTTAATTCGCTAAACTGCTAACCCTTGCCCACAACCGACTTTTCAGCCCTTCATTTAGATGATTAGGCTTTTTGGGCTTTGTAGAGTTGCTTAAAGCGTTCCTGCTGAATTTTGTGATCAACGATCGGGGCGGGATAACCCAATGATCGACGCTCGATCGGGGTAATTTTTCCCGTGAGTAATGATCCCGTATCCAACCGGCGCAACTCAGGAACCCACTGGCGAATATAGTCACCCTCCGCATCAAATTTTTGGGCTTGGCTAGCGGGATTAAAAATGCGTAACGGCTTTGGATCCATGCCACTGGAAGCGCTCCACTGCCAACCGCCATTGTTAGCTGAAAGATCGCCATCGACCAGATTTTGCATAAAGTATTTTTCGCCCCAACGCCAATCGATGATCAAATCTTTGGTTAGGAAACTGGCCACAATCATGCGACAACGGTTGTGCATCCAGCCAGTTTCATTCAGTTGACGCATCGCCGCATCAACGATCGGATAACCCGTTTGGCCATTGCACCAAGCTTCAAAGAGAGCTTCATTGTTCTCCCAAGGAAAAGTTTTGAGGGGCGCACGATAGGCTCCTTCCGCAAGTTCGGGAAAGTGATACATCACATGTTGATAAAACTCGCGCCAGGCTAATTCCTGTTGCCAGGTGCGAATGCTGTTGATGGCTTCTTCGCTGCGGGCATGGTCGAGGGCGCTGGCGCTGGCCTGCCAAATTTCCCGAATCCCGATCGCCCCAAATTTCAAAGCGGCGCTCAGGCCCGATGTGCCCTCCAAGGCGGGGAAGTTGCGATCGGGATCGTAGGCTTCAATGGCCCGTTGGCAGAAGGTTTCCAAGCGCGATCGGGCGGCGGCGGTTCCCGGTTCCAAAATCCAAGGCCCATCCCAGGGATACCCCAATTGGCGAGCGGTGGGCAGCGGGATCGCCTGGGTTTTGGCCCGTTCAGCTTCGGTGAGGGGCAAGAGGCGATCGGGCGCGGGCGCGGGGGTCGCTTTCGATCGGGACTGCCAATTTTTCCAAAAGGGCCCATAGACCGTGTAGGGCGTGCCGGAGCCGGTGCGAATTTCGTCCGGCGCATGGAGCAGTTGATCCCACTGGGTTTGAGCAGCAACGCCCCGCTCCTTCAGGGCAGCCAACAGGGCCCGATCGCGCTGCAAGGCGTAGGGTTCCACATCCCAATTCCAGGCCACGGCCACAGCTCCGAGGCGATCGGCTAAGTTGGGAATTTCCACCGTGGGATCCCCTTTGAGGATCAGGAAATCCCCACCCCGTTCTTGATAGGTTTGCTGCAATTCTGCCAAGCAGCCGATCAGATAAGCCACCCGTGCGGGAGCCACATCATCCCGATCGAGAATTCCAGGATCAAGACAGAAAACACCGACAACTTTGGGCGATCGAGCAACGGCTTGGGCTAGACCTAAATTATCGGAAATTCGCAGGTCTTTTCGATGCCAAAACAACAGCAATTCGGACATAGGTGACACAAAAGCTCTGCCAAGTTTCCACACAATGCCTATTCGTGATTCGCGATTCTGTGCGATATCCTGGGGCAAAATGATTTATTACTGATAACCCCATTGTACACAATTCAGAAAAATGTAATGTTTTGTATCTAAATTCCTAATCATCAAAACAGGCAATGCCCAATTAGTCATCATCAATCGTTTTTCTATGTATCAAAAGTAACATGCCTTGGCGTTGTGTAGCTCTCAATCAGTATTTTAAGAAATGGAAGAGCTTAAGCCAGTAGGATGACTTATTCGATTTTGTTTAATCCCAGCATCAAGCAACTGGGCGCGATCGTGAGTAGCCTCCAAGGTGACGATCAAACGAGTTTTATCCTCTAATGGCTGATCGGGCTGCCATCCTCGATCAATCCCTAATCAATCCCCAATTCATCAAACAACTATGTACTCTCAGCCTCATACACCTGACGCTGCGCTCACACATTCGTTAGCGCCCGCTGACACGGCCGAACATCGACATTGGGAGTCAGATTTAAAGCTCATTGTTGAAGGAATTGCTTCTCAAATTGGCGAAGAGTTTTTTCGAGCCTGTGTTCGGTATCTAGCAGAGCTGTTGCAAATTCGCTATGCATTAATTGCTGAATTTATTGATGGTGAACCTCCTAAGGCAAAAACCCTAGCTTTTTGGGCTGGTGATGATTTTGGCATGGATTTTGATTATGTTTTGGAGGGAACACCCTGTGGAGTTGTGGTTAATAAGGGGCTGCAAATTTATGATTGCAAAATTCAGCAAAAATTCCCTGAAGACATTGACCTCGTGACCATGGGGGCAGAGAGCTATCTAGGGATCCCAATTTGTAATATGGCAGGAGAAACGATTGGTCACATTGCTGGTTTACACGTCCAGCCCTTAACCCGCAGTTATGAGGAGCAGGCAGCCATTCTCAAAATTTTTGCGGCTCGTTCAGCAGCAGAAATTGAACGACAACTAACCGAACGCGAACTAAAACAAAAAAATCTCCGCTTAGAGACCACGCTGAATCAGCTCAAGCAAACTCAAATGCAATTGATTCATGCGGAAAAAATGTCAAGCCTAGGAAACATGGTCGCGGGCCTTGCCCATGAAATCAATAATCCGATTAGTTTCATTCATGGAAACCTATCCCATGCTCGTCAATATTTTGATGAGCTATTGGAGCTGATCCGACTCTACGAACAAGAACATACTCAGCCCAGCCAAGCCATTCAAGATAAGCTGGAAGCGATCGACCTTGATTTTCTAAGAACAGACATCTATCAACTGTTTCAATCTATGCAGCAAGGTTCCCAGCGAATTGGCGACATTGTGAAGTCCTACCGAACCTTTTCACGCCTGGATGAATCGACTTTCAAGTTTGTGGATATTCATGAAAGTCTGGAGTCTGTTTTAGTTATTGTGCAGGGGCGCTTACAAGCCGAGGGACTAACATCAAAGATCACCATTAACAAAACCTATGGTAATTTACCCCATATTTATTGCTCTCCTGCACAGCTCAATCAGGTATTTTTAAATCTTCTGAACAATGCCATTGATGCCTTAGAAGAACTCGATCAACAACAGCAATTTGACCGAAAAAGCGACTCGCTCAATCATTTTTCTCGTCATATCTGGCTTCAAACATTCCTGATTTCAGAGCACCAAATTCAAATTTCAATTTCTGATAACGGCTCGGGGATTTCAGAGGAAGTTCAAGCCAAAATTTTTGACCCATTCTTCACAACCAAGCTCATCGGAAAAGGAACAGGACTTGGGTTAGCCGTGAGTTACCAAATCATCACAGATATGCATCATGGCGTGATTGAGGTCAACTCCTGCCCTGGTCAAGGCACAACATTTACAATTAAGCTACCGATCACGCCTTAGAAGATACCTGAAAAGCCAGAACTATGCCCCTGTAACTGTAAGCCTGATTGATCGACAAAGATCAGAGGCTTGAGCTTCTGGCCCCGACGACTATGGGTACTTTGCAAGATCTCCAAATGACTGATCAGATAGTCTCTGAGCAAGGAACTGCTGAGCTAGAGACTGCTGAAAAAGGGTTTGGCTAGAAAATAGCTGGTGACGGTTTTGGCATCGACCATCGCCCCCGATCGCACTGTTTCTTCAAACACTTCAGGAGTCATCAACACCACTTCAATATCTTCATCGTCATCCTGTAGCGGTGGTTTTTCTAGCTTGGTCAAATCTGTGGCCAAGAAGGCATAAATTAGCTCATCGGAATAGCCTGGGGCGATCG of the Limnothrix sp. FACHB-406 genome contains:
- a CDS encoding type II toxin-antitoxin system VapC family toxin; the protein is MVYLLDTNIVSEFLKRDSQLLSQLRLLLATESVAISAITYYEIRRGLLAKAAPKQLELFDRFCQLVNIVPVTHPEIVNIASEIYADLRSRGCLIQDADILIAATAITQNWILISNDSDLSRVQGLRLENWLIR
- a CDS encoding type II toxin-antitoxin system VapC family toxin, which gives rise to MLVGYLLDTNIVSAIIQGNISVKAKFLEVIVVMPIAISAITYFECRRGLLANKSQKKIQAFTDFCQLVDILPVTHPEIVEIASEIYADLRSRGCLIQDADILIAATAIAHNWILISNDSDLSRVQGLQLENWLIR
- a CDS encoding sensor histidine kinase, giving the protein MYSQPHTPDAALTHSLAPADTAEHRHWESDLKLIVEGIASQIGEEFFRACVRYLAELLQIRYALIAEFIDGEPPKAKTLAFWAGDDFGMDFDYVLEGTPCGVVVNKGLQIYDCKIQQKFPEDIDLVTMGAESYLGIPICNMAGETIGHIAGLHVQPLTRSYEEQAAILKIFAARSAAEIERQLTERELKQKNLRLETTLNQLKQTQMQLIHAEKMSSLGNMVAGLAHEINNPISFIHGNLSHARQYFDELLELIRLYEQEHTQPSQAIQDKLEAIDLDFLRTDIYQLFQSMQQGSQRIGDIVKSYRTFSRLDESTFKFVDIHESLESVLVIVQGRLQAEGLTSKITINKTYGNLPHIYCSPAQLNQVFLNLLNNAIDALEELDQQQQFDRKSDSLNHFSRHIWLQTFLISEHQIQISISDNGSGISEEVQAKIFDPFFTTKLIGKGTGLGLAVSYQIITDMHHGVIEVNSCPGQGTTFTIKLPITP
- a CDS encoding FAD-binding domain-containing protein; the protein is MSELLLFWHRKDLRISDNLGLAQAVARSPKVVGVFCLDPGILDRDDVAPARVAYLIGCLAELQQTYQERGGDFLILKGDPTVEIPNLADRLGAVAVAWNWDVEPYALQRDRALLAALKERGVAAQTQWDQLLHAPDEIRTGSGTPYTVYGPFWKNWQSRSKATPAPAPDRLLPLTEAERAKTQAIPLPTARQLGYPWDGPWILEPGTAAARSRLETFCQRAIEAYDPDRNFPALEGTSGLSAALKFGAIGIREIWQASASALDHARSEEAINSIRTWQQELAWREFYQHVMYHFPELAEGAYRAPLKTFPWENNEALFEAWCNGQTGYPIVDAAMRQLNETGWMHNRCRMIVASFLTKDLIIDWRWGEKYFMQNLVDGDLSANNGGWQWSASSGMDPKPLRIFNPASQAQKFDAEGDYIRQWVPELRRLDTGSLLTGKITPIERRSLGYPAPIVDHKIQQERFKQLYKAQKA